In one Drosophila albomicans strain 15112-1751.03 chromosome X, ASM965048v2, whole genome shotgun sequence genomic region, the following are encoded:
- the LOC117567868 gene encoding uncharacterized protein LOC117567868 translates to MGIAVADKATAGDLAAEMKALKTRQRGILKRRASQFGNGHLQNSWNICTDIQRQWLRRRPRRLFQGGKRTTRTGTKNQQSDLKQRGWTFFWYTLLPLLAVLCISCGITMWQNGDAVSKFMQRYSSQYQDIVHNKLNYCNRSRSLHDIFKEIRANVLNQDLAINQLEQVFVNQSSIQSIALIGSSGVGKTLTLRILLELYPWAENVQSLAWNDFDPTDDNTREQAVEDMLHNLAHCGRNLLVIDNLTPLDKDYVAAINAMLATRSDVAFDSGDNNTHTDLKHLTIIYVFNLNRLLDDELYDLQREAVQQLPKTTVINYRNFNLDDVEECMRHEAKIVGMRVDDKYAKEILLSADPKVSGCKTVRSKVLMYGELETDNDATEMPDLLTVKTN, encoded by the coding sequence atgggaATCGCTGTTGCAGACAAAGCCACTGCCGGCGACTTGGCCGCCGAGATGAAGGCGCTTAAGACGCGTCAACGCGGCATCCTAAAACGGCGCGCATCGCAATTCGGCAACGGGCATTTGCAGAACAGTTGGAACATTTGCACTGATATCCAGCGTCAGTGGCTGCGCCGTCGACCGCGTCGTCTATTTCAAGGCGGCAAGCGCACGACCAGAACTGGCACAAAGAATCAACAATCCGATTTGAAGCAGCGTGGCTGGACATTCTTCTGGTACACTCTGTTGCCGCTTCTCGCGGTCCTGTGTATCAGCTGCGGCATAACCATGTGGCAGAATGGAGATGCCGTCTCCAAATTCATGCAGCGCTATTCGTCACAATACCAGGACATAGTGCACAATAAGCTCAACTACTGTAATCGCTCCAGGTCGTTGCATGACATCTTTAAAGAGATTCGTGCAAATGTGCTTAATCAGGACTTGGCGATAAATCAACTGGAACAAGTCTTTGTCAATCAAAGCTCAATACAATCGATTGCATTGATTGGTTCATCGGGAGTGGGCAAAACGTTGACACTACGCATATTGCTGGAGCTGTACCCATGGGCGGAGAATGTGCAGAGCTTGGCGTGGAATGATTTCGATCCGACTGATGACAACACACGCGAGCAAGCCGTGGAGGACATGCTGCACAATCTGGCACACTGCGGTCGCAATCTGTTGGTTATCGATAATCTGACACCCTTGGACAAGGATTATGTGGCGGCCATCAATGCCATGCTTGCAACTCGCTCTGACGTGGCCTTTGATAGTGGCGACAACAACACGCATACGGATCTGAAGCATTTGACAATTATCTATGTCTTCAATCTGAATCGTTTGCTCGACGATGAACTTTATGATCTGCAGCGGGAGGCAGTGCAGCAATTGCCCAAAACTACGGTGATCAACTATCGCAATTTCAACTTGGACGATGTGGAAGAGTGCATGCGTCATGAGGCCAAAATCGTGGGCATGCGTGTAGACGACAAGTATGCAAAGGAGATTTTACTCTCCGCCGATCCCAAGGTTTCTGGCTGCAAGACCGTGCGCTCCAAGGTTCTTATGTATGGCGAACTGGAGACGGATAATGATGCCACTGAGATGCCAGATCTCTTGACAGTTAAGACTAATTAA
- the LOC117567273 gene encoding density-regulated protein homolog has translation MTNESSTNVAERLKLGPRENVTYPIVMKYCGHCTMPIEYCEYYPEYDKCKDWLERNLPDDFERLKIEEEQAAADGTDDDKKRQKRGGKGLLRVKKKEDVPKRICVSRAARGKKKSVTVVTGLSTFDIDLKVAAKFFGTKFACGSSVTGDDEIVIQGDVKDELFDVIPEKWAEIDEDVIEDLGDQKR, from the exons ATGACCAACGAGAGTAGCACAAATGTCGCCGAGCGGCTTAAATTGGGGCCGCGTGAGAATGTAACTTATCCCATAGTGATGAAGTATTGCGGCCATTGCACGATGCCCATCGAG TACTGCGAATACTATCCGGAATACGACAAATGCAAGGATTGGTTGGAGCGTAATCTGCCAGACGACTTCGAGCGTCTGAAAATCGAAGAGGAGCAAGCGGCCGCCGATGGCACAGACGATGACAAGAAGCGACAGAAGCGTGGTGGAAAGGGGCTGCTGCGTGTGAAGAAGAAGGAAGATGTGCCAAAGCGCATCTGTGTCTCACGTGCTGCCCGCGGCAAAAAGAAGTCCGTTACCGTTGTCACCGGCCTCAGCACATTTG ATATTGATCTCAAAGTGGCTGCCAAGTTCTTTGGTACTAAGTTCGCTTGCGGCTCGTCGGTGACTGGCGACGATGAGATCGTCATACAGGGCGATGTTAAGGATGAGCTATTCGATGTCATTCCTGAGAAATGGGCCGAAATCGATGAGGATGTCATTGAGGATTTGGGCGATCAAAAGCGTTAA
- the LOC117567289 gene encoding DNA-directed RNA polymerase III subunit RPC9, giving the protein METVNETYSYITNMEVMQILLKIKSTKKKFGMRNLATVTYEALQYLEESPCKTQTRESITNYLRDLATYKLKPHEVLQMVNDPPTSALHTQLLIDDNKEPLTDEQNEAIIQLTHKHFQAGNTEQTATTTTAAPTSTTTQPAAVTTTDETAETVETTPVDEAAATQ; this is encoded by the exons ATGGAAAC AGTAAACGAAACATACTCGTACATCACCAACATGGAGGTAATGCAGATTCTGTTAAAGATCAAGAGCACCAAAAAGAAATTTGGCATGCGCAATTTGGCCACAGTTACCTACGAG GCACTGCAGTACCTGGAGGAGTCGCCTTGCAAGACACAAACACGTGAGTCCATTACCAATTACCTGCGCGACTTGGCCACGTATAAACTGAAGCCGCACGAGGTGCTACAAATGGTCAACGATCCTCCAACCAGCGCACTTCACACTCAACTG CTTATCGATGATAACAAAGAGCCGCTTACGGACGAGCAAAACGAGGCCATAATTCAGTTGACGCACAAACACTTCCAGGCTGGCAACACGGAACAAacggcaaccacaacaactgcagcaccAACAAGTACGACAACTCAGCCGGCAGCGGTAACTACAACAGACGAAACAGCTGAAACTGTGGAAACAACACCAGTAGACGAGGCAGCTGCCACACAGTGA
- the LOC117567877 gene encoding uncharacterized protein LOC117567877, which translates to MAALLNLLTLLSLLLATESVNYNIVADEKMLVLPCSKEEDRGNAVLSDFVDVTDLHLELDKDLQTFHISCDIKIKLLPKGPIKMQVDVYRWERGQWSPTVFALKRDDICRSLADPFEIWHLYIVTQIPKSQRICPPKLGQVYNLRNITNRMTLKNMPRWDMEGDLKAVVHFTVGPKTICALAFVTITIE; encoded by the exons ATGGCAGCACTGTTAAATCTCTTGACGCTACTCtcgctgctgcttgccaccGAA TCCGTCAACTACAACATCGTGGCGGATGAGAAAATGTTGGTCTTGCCCTGCAGCAAAGAGGAAGATCGTGGCAATGCGGTACTCTCCGATTTTGTGGACGTTACCGACCTGCACCTGGAACTCGACAAGGACCTTCAAACATTCCACATCAGTTGCGATATTAAGATCAAACTGCTGCCCAAGGGACCCATCAAAATGCAGGTGGATGTCTATCGCTGGGAGCGTGGACAGTGGTCGCCAACAGTTTTCGCTCTGAAGCGTGATGATATTTGCCGATCGCTGGCAGATCCCTTTGAGATATGGCATCTGTACATTGTCACCCAGATACCCAAGAGTCAGCGCATCTGTCCACCAAAGCTAGGA CAAGTTTACAACTTACGGAATATCACGAATCGCATGACGCTGAAGAATATGCCACGCTGGGATATGGAAGGTGATCTCAAGGCCGTGGTGCATTTTACAGTTGGCCCAAAAACCATTTGTGCTCTTGCCTTTGTTACAATCACAATTGAATAA
- the LOC117567264 gene encoding GATOR complex protein NPRL2 — translation MHSHANEGATGHGHGHGHGHGHSHTGHGGSTEGKIRCIFLSEFHATAGCKISCQVPDNYISKEVFDAINVYIIPKQHLQRCILTVNAMDVKIVGYPVGIQDQQKYARNAFLFNLCFVCDSRARSVQYEPVVKKLSEYLIMMEEESCFLSREDDKVRLQNIFQTVLRDLNERKVATIVEGDNTIYLKIVMHKPDPPSVKDHMVPLLLANLRDTPLENWDLTTQQILPYINGINHVARIAAEADVETDLVKSCIQNLVYYGVVQLLPILKYSNVYMTQNLKHLIQSAALSNACRKYVALQPDKLLPSVQRIFQFYASMTHGVTLRAICQRLCPQHHNIDERKMVIFGLQHKFIRCIHKYPVFTGSVPSGRQKMYTGLISFDEICCKTGLSPCTIEKDIEKDTNVTVIWK, via the exons ATGCACTCGCACGCAAATGAAGGTGCCACCGGGCACGGACATGGTCACGGACACGGACATGGACACAGTCACACTGGACACGGCGGGAGCACTGAGGGCAAGATTCGCTGCATCTTTCTCAGCGAATTTCATGCCACAGCTGGCTGTAAGATCAGCTGTCAG GTGCCGGATAACTACATATCGAAGGAAGTGTTCGATGCCATCAATGTGTACATCATACCCAAGCAGCATCTGCAACGTTGCATTCTTACTGTCAATGCGATGGATGTGAAGATCGTTGGATATCCAGTTGGCATCCAAGATCAGCAAAAATATGCACGCAACGCGTTCCTCTTCAATCTGTGCTTCGTGTGCGATTCGCGGGCACGCTCTGTGCAATATGAGCCGGTGGTAAAGAAGCTATCAGAATACCTCATCATGATGGAGGAGGAGTCGTGTTTTCTATCCCGCGAGGATGACAAAGTGCGACTGCAGAATATTTTTCAGACGGTGTTGCGGGATCTGAATGAGCGCAAAGTCGCTACGATTGTGGAGGGCGACAACACCATATATTTGAAGATTGTCATGCATAAACCGGATCCGCCATCGGTCAAGGATCACATGgtgccgttgttgttggctaATTTAAGGGATACGCCGCTTGAAAACTGGGATTTGACCACgcagcaa ATTTTACCGTATATCAATGGGATCAATCATGTGGCGCGCATTGCTGCTGAGGCGGATGTGGAAACGGATCTGGTCAAGTCGTGCATCCAGAATTTAGTCTACTATGGCgttgtgcagctgctgcccaTTCTGAAGTATAGCAATGTGTACATGACGCAAAACCTCAAGCACCTCATCCAAAGTGCCGCCTTAAGCAACGCGTGCCGCAAATACGTGGCCCTGCAACCGGATAAATTGCTGCCGAGTGTGCAGCGTATCTTTCAGTTCTATGCCTCGATGACGCACGGCGTCACACTGCGTGCCATTTGCCAGCGTTTGTGCCCCCAACATCATAATATCGATGAACGTAAAATGGTCATCTTTGGGCTGCAACACAAGTTCATACGCTGCATACACAAATATCCGGTGTTTACGGGTTCGGTGCCGTCGGGTCGCCAGAAGATGTACACGGGTCTCATTAGTTTCGATGAGATCTGCTGCAAGACTGGCCTCTCGCCGTGCACCATCGAGAAGGATATCGAGAAGGATACAAATGTAACTGTGATTTGGAAGTAG